Proteins from one Salmonella bongori NCTC 12419 genomic window:
- a CDS encoding transporter substrate-binding domain-containing protein, whose product MLFKKIVLPVVLGIMSSSAFAGSIVEGKTLNVAVSPASPPMLFKNADGKLQGMDLELLSSYCQSRHCKLNITEYAWDGMLGAVASGQADIAFSGISITDKRKKVIDFSDPYYLNSFYLVSMANNKITIKNLSELNQYSIGYPRGMAYSDLIKNDLEPKGYYSLNKVKLYPTYNETITDLKNGNLDLAFIEEPVYFSFKNKQNMPIESRYVFKGVDQLGVAFKKGSPVRDDFNLWLKEQGPQKISSIVDKWMK is encoded by the coding sequence ATGTTGTTCAAAAAAATCGTCTTACCGGTAGTATTAGGAATAATGTCATCATCAGCTTTTGCGGGCAGTATCGTTGAAGGAAAAACGCTTAATGTTGCAGTATCACCGGCCTCGCCTCCCATGTTATTTAAAAACGCTGATGGAAAATTACAGGGAATGGATCTGGAACTTCTCTCATCTTACTGTCAGTCACGGCATTGTAAACTAAATATCACCGAATATGCCTGGGACGGGATGCTTGGCGCGGTGGCCAGTGGTCAGGCAGATATCGCGTTCTCGGGCATTTCAATCACAGACAAACGTAAGAAGGTTATTGATTTCTCAGATCCTTATTACCTTAACTCTTTTTATTTAGTCAGTATGGCCAATAATAAAATAACCATAAAAAATTTAAGTGAATTAAATCAGTATTCTATTGGGTATCCCCGGGGGATGGCTTACTCTGACCTTATCAAAAACGATCTGGAGCCCAAGGGTTACTACTCGTTAAACAAAGTAAAACTGTATCCAACGTACAATGAAACCATAACCGATCTAAAAAACGGCAATCTTGATTTGGCATTCATAGAGGAACCTGTTTACTTTAGTTTCAAAAACAAACAAAACATGCCGATAGAAAGCCGTTATGTTTTCAAAGGAGTTGATCAACTTGGCGTCGCCTTTAAGAAAGGTTCTCCAGTGCGTGACGATTTTAATTTATGGCTTAAAGAACAGGGACCACAGAAAATATCCAGCATCGTTGATAAATGGATGAAATAG
- a CDS encoding YdcF family protein, protein MQMRQFPVLSGRTLFAVNTVGQWLAQNDFSGEQPYSSDCVILAGNAVIPTIDAACRIAKAQGVPLLISGGIGHSTPFLYAAIARHPRYNIIRTTGRTEAAILADIANQFWHIPAEKIWVEDQSTNCGENARFSCALLRQAKESINTAIVVQDPTMQRRTMATFRRVTGDDIDAPRWLSFPGFIPELCHLNDGTDFVNAEEGVWTVERYLSLIAGELPRLRDDETGYGPRGKNFIIHVDIPQDVETAWHILQSDTTLCGIAGQRVLR, encoded by the coding sequence ATGCAAATGAGGCAATTTCCAGTACTCTCCGGAAGAACATTATTTGCGGTGAATACCGTTGGGCAGTGGTTGGCGCAAAATGATTTTTCCGGCGAACAACCTTATTCGTCGGATTGTGTCATCCTGGCGGGCAACGCAGTGATCCCCACTATCGATGCAGCCTGTCGTATCGCCAAAGCGCAGGGCGTTCCTTTACTGATTAGCGGCGGCATTGGCCATTCAACGCCATTTTTGTACGCCGCGATCGCCCGGCATCCCCGCTACAATATTATTCGTACCACCGGACGTACCGAAGCTGCAATCCTCGCTGATATTGCGAATCAGTTCTGGCATATTCCGGCAGAGAAAATTTGGGTGGAAGATCAGTCTACCAATTGTGGTGAAAATGCCCGTTTTTCTTGTGCATTACTCCGTCAGGCAAAAGAAAGTATTAACACCGCTATCGTTGTGCAAGATCCCACTATGCAGCGGCGCACGATGGCGACGTTTCGTCGCGTGACGGGCGACGATATTGATGCGCCGCGCTGGCTGAGTTTTCCCGGGTTTATTCCGGAACTCTGTCATCTTAACGACGGTACAGATTTTGTTAATGCTGAAGAGGGGGTCTGGACGGTAGAGCGTTACCTTTCCCTGATTGCCGGTGAGCTGCCACGTTTGCGTGACGATGAAACAGGATACGGGCCGCGCGGTAAAAATTTTATTATTCACGTCGATATTCCACAAGATGTCGAAACAGCATGGCATATATTGCAATCGGATACGACGTTGTGCGGTATAGCTGGTCAGCGAGTGTTGCGCTAA
- a CDS encoding class I SAM-dependent methyltransferase: MKHTQQSGAKVYNPFTLSLYDWWVLNISNKYAWKCPTDTRLLPFFLHHMGETHLDIGVGTGYYLKHAPENHAISLMDLNPDSLKIAAGRVGDEKIRDTLQHDVFETFPADWQGRFDSVSMYYLLHCLPGDMATKAKAIKNAGMALKPGGTLFGATILGKAVSHNAFGKKLMAVYNKKGIFSNTDDSADTLHSVLDEHFAKVTLEQHGTVALFSATAPRLA, encoded by the coding sequence ATGAAGCATACACAACAATCAGGCGCAAAAGTCTATAACCCATTTACGCTTAGCTTATATGACTGGTGGGTACTCAATATTTCCAACAAATATGCCTGGAAGTGCCCTACTGATACGCGGCTCCTTCCTTTTTTCCTGCATCATATGGGCGAGACTCATCTGGATATTGGTGTAGGCACAGGATATTACCTGAAACATGCACCTGAGAACCATGCCATTTCACTGATGGATTTGAATCCGGATAGCCTGAAAATAGCCGCCGGCCGTGTGGGTGATGAAAAAATCCGCGACACACTACAACATGATGTTTTCGAAACGTTTCCCGCGGACTGGCAGGGACGGTTCGATTCCGTCTCAATGTACTATCTCCTGCATTGCTTACCTGGTGATATGGCAACGAAAGCGAAAGCAATTAAAAATGCCGGTATGGCGCTTAAACCTGGCGGCACGCTTTTTGGCGCCACTATTCTGGGCAAAGCGGTTTCTCATAACGCCTTTGGCAAGAAATTGATGGCGGTATACAACAAGAAAGGGATATTCAGCAATACCGATGATTCAGCTGATACGTTACACAGCGTATTAGATGAGCACTTCGCTAAAGTGACTCTGGAGCAACACGGAACCGTTGCGCTATTTTCCGCAACCGCACCTCGCCTGGCGTAG
- a CDS encoding amino acid ABC transporter permease encodes MIAGWLLFFNDLAEQLPLVLDGIKETCKLALIVSVTGFLWGIVIFFLRLSHRAVVKTIAKMYMDFFIGTPLILILFVIYYGLPPIGINLSPFTVAVTGFTLNVGAYNAAYMTTAYNALSKYETEAAIVQGFNKQQVFFLIILPQVFLSSIPALTNQVINNLKDSSIVFLIQYTEFFARIQEVAATNFKFFHAYFFAAIVYLTGVTFIVILSRLLERKLLRLYDKDY; translated from the coding sequence ATGATCGCTGGCTGGCTCCTTTTCTTTAATGACCTGGCTGAACAGCTTCCACTGGTCCTGGATGGCATAAAGGAAACCTGTAAGCTTGCGCTTATCGTTTCTGTTACCGGTTTTTTATGGGGAATTGTCATTTTTTTCCTGAGACTTAGTCATCGGGCAGTAGTAAAAACGATAGCCAAAATGTACATGGATTTCTTTATCGGCACACCACTTATTCTCATTTTATTTGTTATTTATTATGGCCTACCACCAATCGGTATTAATCTATCCCCTTTTACTGTTGCGGTGACAGGATTTACATTAAACGTGGGGGCTTATAATGCCGCATACATGACCACCGCCTATAATGCATTGAGTAAATATGAAACTGAAGCGGCAATCGTTCAGGGATTTAACAAACAGCAGGTGTTTTTTTTGATAATACTACCTCAGGTATTCCTGTCCTCTATTCCAGCCTTAACCAATCAGGTAATTAATAACCTTAAAGACAGCTCCATCGTTTTCCTAATCCAATACACGGAATTTTTTGCACGTATTCAGGAAGTTGCAGCAACAAACTTTAAATTTTTTCATGCCTATTTTTTTGCCGCCATTGTGTATCTTACGGGCGTTACGTTTATTGTCATTTTGAGCAGACTTCTGGAGCGTAAGTTGCTACGCCTCTACGATAAGGATTATTGA
- the cybB gene encoding cytochrome b561, with translation MGNKYSSLQIGIHWLVFFLVIVAYAAMELRGFVPRSYRPWFNITHVSCGITILILMVARLCLRLKYPTPPIAPRPKPMMTGMAHLGHLVIYLLFIALPVIGLIMMYNRGNPWVAFGIVMPYAVEANFERVDMLKSWHVTLANLGYFVIGLHALAALMHHYFWKDNTLLRMMPRKRS, from the coding sequence ATGGGCAATAAGTATTCCAGCCTGCAAATTGGTATTCACTGGTTAGTCTTTTTTCTGGTTATTGTGGCTTACGCTGCGATGGAATTACGTGGGTTCGTGCCGCGCAGTTATCGACCCTGGTTTAATATCACGCACGTTTCATGTGGTATTACGATTTTGATTTTAATGGTGGCGCGTTTGTGTCTCCGGCTGAAATATCCAACGCCGCCGATTGCTCCCCGCCCAAAACCCATGATGACAGGAATGGCGCATTTGGGACACCTGGTTATTTACCTGTTGTTTATAGCGCTGCCTGTTATTGGCCTGATCATGATGTATAACCGAGGCAATCCCTGGGTCGCATTTGGTATCGTAATGCCGTATGCCGTTGAAGCTAACTTTGAACGTGTGGATATGCTAAAGTCCTGGCACGTTACTTTGGCGAATCTGGGCTATTTTGTGATTGGACTTCATGCCCTCGCTGCGCTGATGCATCATTATTTCTGGAAAGACAATACGCTGTTACGCATGATGCCGCGTAAGCGTTCCTGA
- a CDS encoding amino acid ABC transporter ATP-binding protein produces the protein MFLIELKEISKEYSSKRILDAVNLKIQRGEIKVVMGPSGCGKTTLLRCLVRLEQPDDGTIYFHGRNIYDKGFNILEFRKKVGCVFQNYALYRHLTVMDNITLALCKVFKMPREEARDKALHELQKLDMVSHSEKYPSQLSGGQQQRVALVRTMVTDPELIIFDEPTSALDPLMTREVGMLIKQLHSNGVTILCVTHDVRLARQLSNDVTFLNRGRIQAEGAFTDITSQEADPEIHFFFSEAKQ, from the coding sequence ATGTTTTTAATCGAGTTAAAAGAAATAAGCAAAGAATATTCAAGCAAACGAATCCTTGATGCAGTCAACCTGAAGATTCAACGCGGGGAAATAAAAGTTGTCATGGGGCCATCTGGATGCGGAAAAACCACGCTTTTACGTTGTCTGGTCCGACTGGAACAACCTGATGATGGGACTATTTATTTTCATGGCAGGAATATTTATGATAAAGGATTTAATATTCTCGAGTTCAGGAAAAAGGTCGGTTGCGTATTTCAGAATTACGCTTTGTATCGTCATCTTACTGTCATGGATAATATTACTCTTGCGCTGTGTAAAGTGTTTAAGATGCCCCGAGAGGAGGCCCGGGATAAGGCCTTACATGAACTACAAAAACTTGACATGGTGTCACATAGCGAGAAATATCCTTCCCAACTTTCAGGTGGACAGCAACAGCGCGTTGCCCTGGTCCGTACAATGGTTACCGATCCCGAACTCATTATTTTTGATGAACCAACGTCTGCGCTTGACCCACTCATGACCCGCGAAGTCGGGATGTTGATCAAACAGCTTCACAGCAATGGCGTAACCATATTATGTGTTACTCATGACGTTCGTCTCGCCAGACAGCTAAGCAATGACGTAACATTTCTTAACCGTGGCAGGATTCAGGCAGAAGGTGCTTTTACAGATATTACTTCACAGGAAGCAGATCCGGAAATTCACTTTTTTTTTAGTGAGGCAAAACAATGA
- the hrpA gene encoding ATP-dependent RNA helicase HrpA, translating to MTEQSTLTLQALQQRLDSLMLRDRQRFARRLHGVKKVKNADAQQAIYQAMAKEIEQAVGLVMLREAARPSIAYPQNLPVSQKKQDILEAIRDHQVVIVAGETGSGKTTQLPKICMELGRGIKGLIGHTQPRRLAARTVANRIAEELQTEPGGCIGYKVRFSDHVSSNTMVKLMTDGILLAEIQQDRLLMQYDTIIIDEAHERSLNIDFLLGYLKELLPRRPDLKVIITSATIDPERFSRHFNNAPIIEVSGRTYPVEVRYRPIVEEADDTERDQLQAIFDAVEELGHESAGDILIFMSGEREIRDTADALSKLNLRHTEVLPLYARLSNSEQNRVFQSHSGRRIVLATNVAETSLTVPGIKYVIDPGTARISRYSYRTKVQRLPIEPISQASANQRKGRCGRVSEGICIRLYSENDFLSRPAFTDPEILRTNLASVILQMTALGLGDIAAFPFVEAPDKRNIQDGVRLLEELGAITTSEQQTTYKLTPLGRQLSQLPVDPRLARMVLEAQKHGCVREAMIITSALSIQDPRERPMDKQQASDEKHRRFHDKESDFLAFVNLWNYLGEQQKALSSNQFRRLCRTDYLNYLRVREWQDIYTQLRQVVKELGIPVNSEPAEYREIHVALLTGLLSHIGMKDADKQEYTGARNARFSIFPGSGLFKKPPKWTMVAELVETSRLWGRTAARIEPEWVEPVAQHLIKRSYSEPHWERAQGAVMATEKVTVYGLPIVAARKVNYSQIDPALCRELFIRHALVEGDWQTRHAFFRENLKLRAEVEELEHKSRRRDILVDDDTLFEFYDQRISHDVISARHFDNWWKKVSRETPDLLNFEKSMLIKEGAEKISKLDYPNFWHQGNLKLRLSYQFEPGADADGVTVHIPLPLLNQVDESGFEWQIPGLRRELIIALIKSLPKPVRRNFVPAPNYAEAFLGRVTPLELPLLDALERELRRMTGVTVDREDWQWDQVPDHLKITFRVVNDKNKKLQEGRSLAELKNALKGKVQETLSAVADDGIEQSGLHIWSFGVLPESYEQKRGNYKVKAWPALVDERDSVAIKLFDNPLEQQQAMWCGLRRLLLLNIPSPIKYLHEKLPNKAKLGLYFNPYGKVLELIDDCISCGVDKLIDANGGPVWTEAGFATLHEKVRAGLNDTVVDIAKQVEQILTTVFNINKRLKGRVDMSMALGLSDIKAQMSGLVYRGFVTGNGFKRLGDTLRYLQAIEKRLEKMAIDPHRDRAQMLKVESVQQAWQQWINKLPPARREDDDVKAIRWMIEELRVSYFAQQLGTPYPVSDKRILQAMDQITA from the coding sequence GATCACCAGGTGGTGATTGTGGCAGGGGAAACCGGCTCCGGTAAAACGACTCAGTTACCTAAGATTTGCATGGAACTGGGGCGCGGAATTAAAGGACTTATTGGCCATACTCAGCCGCGTCGCCTGGCGGCGCGCACCGTCGCTAACCGTATTGCCGAAGAGCTACAAACAGAGCCGGGCGGCTGCATCGGCTATAAAGTTCGTTTCAGCGATCATGTGAGTAGTAACACTATGGTCAAACTGATGACGGACGGTATCCTGCTGGCGGAAATCCAGCAGGACAGGCTGCTGATGCAGTATGACACCATTATCATTGATGAAGCGCACGAACGCAGTCTGAATATTGACTTTTTGCTCGGCTACCTGAAAGAGCTCCTGCCGCGTCGCCCTGATCTGAAAGTGATTATTACCTCTGCGACCATTGACCCGGAACGTTTCTCGCGCCACTTTAATAACGCGCCGATTATCGAAGTCTCTGGCCGCACGTATCCTGTTGAAGTCCGTTATCGACCTATTGTTGAAGAAGCCGACGACACCGAACGCGATCAGCTGCAGGCGATTTTTGACGCCGTTGAGGAGCTAGGGCATGAAAGCGCCGGAGACATCCTGATTTTTATGAGCGGGGAACGGGAAATCCGTGATACCGCCGACGCATTGAGTAAGCTGAATTTGCGGCATACCGAGGTGTTACCGCTCTATGCACGTTTGTCAAACAGCGAGCAGAACCGCGTTTTCCAGTCGCATAGCGGACGCCGTATTGTGCTGGCGACTAACGTGGCGGAAACCTCGCTGACAGTGCCGGGCATCAAGTATGTTATCGATCCAGGCACGGCGCGTATTAGCCGTTACAGTTACCGTACTAAAGTCCAGCGCCTGCCGATTGAACCGATCTCGCAGGCTTCCGCTAATCAACGTAAAGGGCGTTGTGGACGCGTGTCGGAAGGGATCTGTATTCGGCTGTATTCGGAGAACGACTTCCTGTCGCGTCCGGCGTTTACCGATCCGGAAATTCTGCGTACTAACCTGGCGTCGGTCATTTTGCAAATGACCGCGCTGGGACTGGGCGATATTGCTGCGTTCCCGTTTGTCGAAGCACCGGATAAGCGAAATATCCAGGATGGTGTACGTCTGTTAGAGGAGCTGGGGGCAATTACCACCAGCGAGCAGCAGACGACGTATAAACTAACGCCGCTGGGCCGACAATTATCCCAGTTGCCGGTCGATCCACGACTGGCGCGCATGGTGCTGGAAGCGCAAAAACACGGTTGTGTGCGTGAAGCGATGATCATTACTTCCGCGCTCTCTATTCAGGACCCGCGCGAGCGGCCGATGGATAAACAGCAGGCTTCGGACGAAAAGCACCGACGTTTCCACGATAAAGAATCTGATTTCCTGGCGTTTGTGAACCTGTGGAATTACCTCGGTGAGCAACAAAAGGCCCTGTCGTCAAATCAATTCCGTCGCTTGTGTCGCACCGATTACCTGAACTATCTGCGTGTGCGTGAGTGGCAAGATATCTATACTCAATTGCGTCAGGTGGTAAAAGAACTGGGTATTCCGGTAAACAGCGAACCGGCAGAGTACCGGGAAATTCATGTTGCGTTATTAACGGGACTGTTGTCGCATATCGGAATGAAAGATGCCGATAAGCAGGAGTATACCGGCGCGCGTAATGCCCGGTTCTCCATCTTTCCCGGGTCCGGCTTATTTAAAAAACCGCCGAAATGGACGATGGTCGCAGAACTGGTGGAGACCAGCCGTCTGTGGGGACGCACCGCTGCCCGCATTGAGCCAGAATGGGTAGAGCCAGTAGCCCAGCACCTGATTAAGCGGTCATATAGCGAACCGCACTGGGAACGGGCGCAAGGCGCAGTGATGGCGACGGAAAAAGTGACTGTTTACGGCCTGCCGATTGTCGCTGCGCGTAAGGTAAATTACAGCCAGATTGATCCTGCGTTGTGTCGCGAGCTGTTTATCCGCCATGCGCTGGTGGAGGGGGACTGGCAAACCCGCCACGCTTTCTTTCGTGAGAATCTGAAATTGCGAGCGGAAGTTGAAGAGCTTGAGCATAAATCACGTCGCCGCGATATTCTGGTGGATGACGATACTCTGTTTGAGTTTTATGACCAGCGTATTAGTCATGATGTGATTTCTGCCCGTCATTTTGACAATTGGTGGAAAAAAGTTAGCCGCGAGACGCCGGATTTACTCAACTTTGAAAAAAGTATGTTGATTAAAGAAGGTGCGGAAAAAATCAGCAAACTGGATTACCCGAACTTCTGGCATCAGGGCAATCTTAAACTGCGTTTGAGCTATCAGTTTGAACCGGGCGCGGATGCTGACGGCGTCACCGTCCATATTCCGTTGCCGCTCCTTAACCAGGTAGACGAGAGCGGTTTTGAATGGCAGATCCCGGGACTGCGTCGCGAATTAATTATCGCGTTGATTAAATCGCTGCCAAAACCGGTACGCCGCAATTTCGTGCCTGCGCCAAACTATGCTGAAGCATTTTTAGGTCGCGTAACGCCGCTGGAGTTGCCATTACTGGACGCGCTGGAGCGTGAGTTACGCCGTATGACTGGCGTCACGGTTGACCGGGAAGACTGGCAGTGGGATCAGGTGCCCGATCACCTGAAAATCACCTTTCGTGTCGTAAATGATAAAAACAAGAAACTGCAGGAGGGGCGTTCGCTCGCTGAACTTAAAAATGCGCTGAAAGGTAAAGTGCAGGAGACGCTCTCTGCGGTGGCGGATGACGGTATTGAGCAGAGTGGGCTGCATATCTGGAGCTTCGGTGTGTTGCCGGAAAGCTACGAACAGAAACGCGGTAATTACAAAGTGAAAGCGTGGCCAGCGTTAGTAGATGAGCGTGACAGCGTCGCGATTAAACTGTTTGATAACCCGCTGGAACAACAGCAGGCGATGTGGTGCGGTTTACGCCGTCTGCTATTACTGAATATTCCCTCACCGATTAAGTACCTGCATGAGAAGTTGCCGAACAAAGCCAAGCTGGGGCTGTACTTTAACCCATACGGCAAGGTGCTGGAACTGATCGACGACTGTATTTCCTGCGGCGTAGACAAACTGATCGACGCCAATGGCGGACCGGTGTGGACAGAAGCGGGATTTGCCACGTTGCACGAAAAGGTGCGCGCCGGGCTGAACGATACTGTAGTGGATATCGCGAAGCAGGTTGAACAGATCCTGACAACCGTATTCAATATCAACAAACGTCTGAAAGGGCGAGTGGATATGAGCATGGCGTTGGGGCTGTCCGATATCAAGGCGCAGATGAGCGGGCTGGTGTATCGTGGTTTTGTGACGGGCAATGGCTTTAAACGCCTCGGCGATACGCTGCGTTATCTGCAGGCAATTGAAAAGCGGCTGGAAAAAATGGCGATCGATCCGCACCGTGACCGGGCGCAGATGCTGAAAGTTGAAAGCGTTCAGCAAGCGTGGCAGCAGTGGATAAACAAACTGCCCCCGGCACGTCGAGAAGATGATGATGTGAAAGCAATTCGCTGGATGATCGAAGAGCTTCGCGTCAGTTATTTTGCCCAACAGCTTGGTACACCGTATCCTGTTTCTGATAAGCGTATTTTACAGGCGATGGATCAGATTACGGCATAA
- a CDS encoding amino acid ABC transporter permease codes for MSSHNMLTIFYFLLEGVSNTLLVTFTCFLSAFFVGLAVAVLRRLCPRPLQRMLDILVFTLRGIPVLIAVFLVYFGLPSISINVSPLMAMNISIGLISGSYLAEVFRGALTLVEPVEITAAKIAGMSRLQIILNIELPQMLRFSVPAIINEFSSVLKATPFAYTVGIAEITKQAMSLTAFTMNGLQIYALSGVLYFTIYKIFILLAGFFEKKYRID; via the coding sequence ATGTCATCACATAATATGCTGACAATATTTTATTTCTTACTGGAAGGAGTGAGTAACACTCTGCTTGTAACATTTACCTGTTTTCTCTCAGCTTTTTTTGTCGGGCTTGCAGTCGCCGTATTACGGCGGCTATGCCCTCGCCCACTGCAGCGAATGCTCGATATCCTGGTTTTTACACTTCGTGGAATTCCGGTATTAATTGCTGTTTTTCTTGTTTATTTTGGATTGCCATCGATTAGTATAAATGTTTCCCCGCTGATGGCCATGAATATCAGTATTGGCTTAATCAGCGGAAGCTATCTTGCAGAAGTGTTCAGGGGAGCACTGACCCTGGTTGAACCCGTTGAAATAACGGCAGCGAAAATTGCTGGCATGAGTCGATTACAAATTATCCTAAACATTGAACTACCACAGATGTTGCGTTTTTCTGTACCTGCCATTATCAATGAATTTTCTTCTGTATTAAAAGCAACGCCCTTTGCTTATACAGTTGGTATCGCCGAGATAACGAAGCAGGCCATGTCTCTGACCGCCTTCACAATGAACGGGTTGCAGATCTACGCCCTTTCCGGAGTCTTATATTTTACTATTTATAAAATATTTATTCTTCTGGCTGGATTCTTTGAAAAAAAGTATCGCATTGATTGA